A window of Micromonas commoda chromosome 13, complete sequence contains these coding sequences:
- a CDS encoding predicted protein, which translates to NWGVGEPCANNWHGVVCTGGRVTQLNMNLNNVACWGELNLTALAKLDELLYLDMSDNLFSGEIPDELFSMTKLQTLALSSNRMTGKLSKKFGRLKNLRHLDLSANGFHGALPKEMGKMKSLEVLYLGEEGLEVKNKFTGKIPEAWVGMKSLQRLSLTGNSGVKGKFPTWIGKLQNLEELTLSNTGLLGEIPESIDQCYNLRTLDLSNNGLTGAIPEGITRLGRLKHLKLRGNKLEGGVPPGIAELRELESLDLGSNKLTGQLPEKFEGLTKLEYLDVSRNNLSGELPKVLPRIPSLRAALLYDNSFEGQIPGDYFTKLPLLMHLYLDRNKLEGALPGEAMATAKMLKEFHASFNKISGEIPKDIGRLPRLASLQLRRNQLVGEIPPELGDCPELARLDLSENKLSGRIPAALANATDLAEIRLGVNRLDGPIPNELESLELLRALVVNNNKLTGPIPPWLGTHPCLRDSDLSGNRFHG; encoded by the coding sequence AACTGGGGCGTGGGCGAGCCGTGCGCGAACAACTGGCACGGCGTCGTGTGCACCGGCGGGCGGGTCACGCAGCTCAACATGAACCTGAACAACGTGGCGTGCTGGGGCGAGCTCAACTTGACGGCTCTCGCGAAGCTGGACGAGCTGCTGTACCTGGACATGTCCGATAACCTCTTCTCCGGAGAGATCCCCGACGAGCTCTTCTCCATGACCAAGCTGCAGACGCTCGCGCTGTCCTCCAACCGCATGACGGGCAAGCTGAGCAAGAAATTCGGCCGCCTGAAGAACCTCCGCCACCTCGACCTGAGCGCCAACGGGTTCCACGGCGCGCTTCCCAAGGAGATGGGCAAGATGAAGTCGCTCGAGGTGCTCTACCTGGGCGAAGAAGGGCTGGAGGTGAAGAACAAGTTCACCGGCAAGATCCCCGAGGCGTGGGTCGGCATGAAATCGTTGCAGAGGCTCTCGCTCACGGGTAACTCGGGCGTCAAGGGTAAGTTTCCGACGTGGATCGGTAAGCTCCAaaacctcgaggagctcaccCTGTCGAACACCGGACTCCTCGGAGAGATCCCCGAGTCCATCGACCAGTGTTACAACCTCCGCACGCTGGACCTGAGCAACAACGGGCTCACGGGGGCGATACCCGAGGGGATCACCCGCCTGGGCCGGCTCAAGCATCTGAAACTGCGCGGGAACAAGCTCGAGGGTGGGGTGCCACCCGGCAtcgccgagcttcgcgagctgGAGAGCTTGGACCTGGGGTCGAACAAGCTCACGGGACAGCTTCCGGAGAAGTTCGAGGGTCTGACCAAGCTGGAGTACCTCGACGTGAGCAGGAACAATCTCAGCGGCGAGCTTCCCAAGGTTCTCCCGCGGATCCCgtcgcttcgcgcggcgcttcTCTACGACAACTCCTTCGAGGGACAGATCCCGGGCGACTACTTCACCAAGCTTCCGCTGCTCATGCACCTTTACTTGGACAGAAACaagctcgagggcgcgctccCCGGCGAGGCCATGGCCACCGCGAAGATGCTCAAGGAGTTTCACGCCTCCTTCAACAAGATCAGCGGCGAGATTCCCAAAGATATCGGCCGGTTGCCCCGGCTCGCGTCCCTCCAGCTGCGAAGGAAccagctcgtcggcgagataccccccgagctcggcgactgCCCCGAGCTCGCCAGACTGGACCTCAGCGAGAACAAACTGAGCGGACGCatccccgcggcgttggcgaacGCCAcggacctcgccgagatCCGGCTCGGCGTCAACAGGCTCGACGGGCCCATCCCGAACGAGCTCGAatccctcgagctcctccgcgcgctcgtcgtgaACAACAACAAACTCACCGGGCCGATTCCGCCGTGGCTGGGCACGCACCCGTGCCTCCGCGACAGCGACCTGAGCGGCAACAGGTTCCACGGG